The following are encoded in a window of Lusitaniella coriacea LEGE 07157 genomic DNA:
- the zds gene encoding 9,9'-di-cis-zeta-carotene desaturase, with protein sequence MRVAIVGAGLAGMATAIDLVDAGCEVEIFESRPFVGGKVGSWVDPDGNHVEMGLHVFFGCYYNLFELMKKVGAIDNLRLKQHTHTFINNGGRVGELDFRFITGAPFNGLKAFLTTSQLNAVDKLANSLALGTSPIVRGLIDFDGAMKTIRNLDNISFADWFRKHGGNDGSLQRMWNPIAYALGFIDTENISARCMLTIFQFFAARTEASVLRMLEGSPHEYLHKPIIDYLEQRGAKIHTRRRVREILYGEGECPEITGIIVAQGETAETITADAYVCACDVPGIQRILPAEWRKWSQFDNIYKLDTVPVATVQLRFDGWVTELHDPQKRKQLETAAGLDNLLYTPDADFSCFADLALTSPGDYYRKGQGSLLQLVLTPGDPFIRKNNEEIAHHVLNQVRQLFPSAQDLNMTWYTVVKLAQSLYREAPGMDPFRPNQVTPISNFFLAGSYTQQDYIDSMEGATISGRSAAKAILENVTQLKSRSLVRTE encoded by the coding sequence ATGCGCGTAGCAATCGTTGGTGCAGGACTGGCAGGTATGGCAACCGCGATCGATCTGGTCGATGCGGGTTGCGAAGTAGAAATTTTTGAATCTCGTCCCTTCGTTGGCGGAAAAGTTGGCAGTTGGGTCGATCCCGATGGCAATCATGTTGAAATGGGGTTGCACGTTTTCTTTGGCTGCTACTACAATCTTTTCGAGTTAATGAAAAAAGTGGGCGCGATCGATAATCTGCGCCTCAAACAACATACCCACACCTTTATCAACAACGGGGGACGAGTCGGCGAACTCGATTTCCGCTTCATCACAGGCGCACCCTTCAACGGCTTGAAAGCCTTCTTAACCACCTCCCAACTCAACGCTGTCGATAAACTCGCCAACTCCCTCGCCCTCGGAACCAGCCCCATCGTGCGCGGTCTAATCGACTTCGACGGCGCAATGAAAACCATCCGCAACCTCGATAACATCAGTTTTGCCGATTGGTTTCGCAAGCATGGCGGTAACGACGGGAGTTTGCAGCGAATGTGGAACCCCATCGCCTACGCCCTGGGATTCATCGACACTGAGAATATTTCCGCGCGCTGTATGCTCACCATTTTCCAATTTTTTGCCGCGCGAACCGAAGCCTCCGTCCTGCGAATGCTCGAAGGATCGCCCCACGAATATCTGCACAAACCCATCATTGATTATTTAGAACAACGGGGCGCAAAAATCCACACGCGACGCAGAGTGAGGGAAATTCTGTATGGTGAAGGTGAATGTCCTGAAATTACAGGTATTATCGTTGCTCAAGGGGAAACAGCAGAAACCATTACCGCCGATGCTTATGTTTGTGCCTGCGACGTACCGGGCATTCAGCGCATTTTGCCCGCAGAATGGCGCAAGTGGTCGCAATTCGACAATATTTATAAACTCGATACCGTCCCCGTCGCCACCGTTCAATTACGCTTCGATGGTTGGGTAACGGAACTCCACGATCCCCAAAAACGCAAACAGCTCGAAACTGCTGCCGGACTGGATAACTTACTCTACACTCCGGATGCAGACTTTTCCTGCTTTGCCGACCTTGCCCTAACCAGTCCCGGCGACTACTACCGCAAGGGACAAGGTTCTCTATTGCAGCTTGTCTTAACCCCAGGCGATCCTTTCATTCGCAAAAATAACGAAGAAATTGCCCACCACGTCCTCAACCAAGTTCGCCAACTTTTCCCCTCCGCCCAAGACTTGAATATGACTTGGTACACCGTTGTTAAACTCGCCCAATCTCTCTATCGAGAAGCACCGGGAATGGATCCTTTCCGTCCGAACCAAGTCACCCCTATCTCCAACTTTTTTCTCGCAGGAAGTTACACGCAACAGGACTATATTGATAGCATGGAAGGGGCAACGATTTCCGGTCGTAGCGCTGCAAAAGCCATTTTAGAAAATGTAACTCAACTCAAAAGTCGATCTCTCGTTCGGACAGAGTGA
- a CDS encoding SRPBCC family protein, translating into MTNWLEHSVQVEVEVPIELVWGLWSDLEQMPRWMKWIESVSVLEDNPDLSRWKLASGGFEFSWLSRILKLVPHQIIQWESVDGLPNRGAVRFYDRHGSSIVKLTIAYAIPGFLGQIMDNLFLGRIVESTIQADLERFKTYALDLKARS; encoded by the coding sequence ATGACAAATTGGCTCGAACATAGCGTACAAGTTGAAGTCGAGGTTCCAATAGAATTGGTTTGGGGATTGTGGTCGGATTTAGAGCAAATGCCTCGTTGGATGAAATGGATTGAATCTGTTAGCGTTCTGGAGGACAATCCCGATCTTTCCCGTTGGAAATTAGCCAGTGGCGGATTTGAATTTAGTTGGCTCTCTCGTATCCTCAAATTGGTTCCTCACCAAATTATTCAGTGGGAATCTGTGGATGGCTTGCCCAATCGAGGAGCAGTGCGTTTCTACGATCGCCACGGCAGCAGTATTGTTAAATTGACGATTGCTTACGCCATTCCTGGCTTTTTGGGTCAAATTATGGACAATCTTTTTTTGGGGCGGATTGTTGAGTCTACCATTCAAGCGGATTTGGAACGATTTAAAACCTATGCACTCGATCTTAAAGCAAGGTCTTGA
- a CDS encoding YggT family protein, protein MYEATYLLNDILRSFIQIYSLLLIVRILLTWFQTMEWANQAASVLSPVTDPYLNIFRSFIPPLGGIDFSPMLAIFVLQIIGGLF, encoded by the coding sequence ATGTATGAGGCCACTTACTTGCTGAATGACATCCTGCGCAGTTTTATTCAAATTTATTCGCTATTGCTCATTGTTCGGATTCTGCTCACTTGGTTCCAGACAATGGAATGGGCAAACCAAGCCGCTTCTGTCCTCAGTCCCGTCACAGATCCCTATCTCAACATCTTCCGTTCCTTCATCCCTCCCCTGGGTGGAATCGATTTTTCCCCCATGTTAGCCATCTTCGTTCTTCAAATTATTGGCGGTTTGTTCTAA
- the upp gene encoding uracil phosphoribosyltransferase, giving the protein MTLQLRVYVPDHPLVKHWLAVARDRDTPSVLFKSAMVELGRWLTYEASRYWLPAQETTVQTPLAEAPATVIDPTAPMALVPVLRAGLSLLEGAQTLLPLAATYHLGLVRNEETLEVSCYLNKLPPQFAPQTRILILEPMLATGASILMTLNELTQRGADPALIRIISVVASPVALQKLSEQYPQLNIYTAMIDEGLNDRGYIVPGLGDAGDRAFGTLTSE; this is encoded by the coding sequence ATGACCCTACAACTGCGCGTTTACGTTCCCGATCATCCCTTAGTCAAACATTGGCTTGCCGTAGCGCGCGATCGCGATACCCCCTCAGTCCTCTTTAAAAGCGCAATGGTGGAATTGGGACGCTGGTTAACCTACGAAGCCAGCCGCTATTGGCTACCCGCCCAAGAAACCACCGTGCAAACGCCCTTGGCAGAAGCCCCAGCCACCGTTATTGACCCCACAGCACCAATGGCACTCGTTCCCGTTTTGCGGGCGGGACTCTCTCTCCTCGAAGGCGCGCAGACCCTCCTTCCCCTCGCCGCCACCTACCATTTGGGACTCGTCCGCAACGAAGAAACCTTAGAAGTAAGCTGCTACCTCAACAAACTTCCCCCCCAATTTGCACCGCAAACGCGCATTCTGATCTTAGAACCCATGCTGGCAACAGGCGCTTCGATTCTCATGACCCTCAACGAATTAACCCAACGGGGTGCAGACCCCGCCCTAATCCGTATTATCTCCGTCGTTGCCTCTCCTGTCGCCCTGCAAAAACTCAGCGAGCAATACCCCCAACTCAACATTTACACCGCAATGATCGATGAAGGATTGAACGATCGCGGATATATTGTCCCTGGATTGGGGGATGCAGGCGATCGCGCCTTTGGTACGCTAACATCGGAATGA
- a CDS encoding DUF760 domain-containing protein: MVHNPRFTNFDPDESQTNLLLEYLQEQHPEVLEQVAQSATPEVRQIISQNVKGLVGMLDTDDFEVQITTNRENMVNLLASAMMTGYFLRRMEQRMELDETLEDSNPFSY, translated from the coding sequence ATGGTACATAATCCCAGGTTTACCAACTTCGATCCAGACGAATCGCAAACCAATCTTCTCCTTGAATACCTTCAGGAACAACACCCTGAAGTCCTAGAACAGGTCGCTCAATCAGCCACTCCTGAAGTCCGACAAATTATCTCGCAGAATGTCAAAGGACTGGTTGGGATGTTAGATACTGATGATTTTGAAGTTCAAATTACGACCAACCGGGAGAATATGGTCAACCTTCTTGCTTCAGCGATGATGACAGGGTATTTTCTCCGGCGAATGGAGCAACGGATGGAACTGGATGAAACTTTAGAGGACTCAAATCCTTTCAGCTATTGA